A window of the Aeromicrobium phoceense genome harbors these coding sequences:
- a CDS encoding ABC transporter substrate-binding protein, producing MKQHRQWARVVAGAAVAALVLAGCRGGGDEDSASGPGITEEACPEAVNEDNGCIYLGAISDLTKGPFAPLAVPITEAQKAFWNKVNQDGGVGGYDVNIDKYVADAEYNPEIHNKKYQEMRNDILALGQTLGSSQTLAILEDMKSDNVVGVPASWNSAWDFEDQILQSGANYCFEAMNGVDWAVKNRGVKGKVLAIHYPNDYGGDAAAGVEAAAEANNLDFKAIETATGQDNQAGAVAAVLKEKPDLIYVTTGPAEMATILGGAAAQGWKGTVVGSSPTWNPALLQTEAAPALEAMYFQAAPWGPWGTESDGHAAMRDALADVDSPSDGYTSGWVWEYPLLAALKAAADMDGGITRENVVKASTELDSVDYEGMLPDEAFNQTGEPNDVAWRQSVIGGVDKEAPTGVSIVQEMSAGPTAEGYDYTEPCFALQG from the coding sequence ATGAAGCAACACCGACAGTGGGCCCGCGTGGTCGCCGGTGCGGCGGTGGCGGCCCTCGTGCTGGCAGGCTGCCGTGGCGGAGGCGACGAGGACAGCGCCTCAGGACCTGGCATCACCGAGGAGGCCTGTCCCGAGGCAGTGAACGAGGACAACGGCTGCATCTACCTGGGTGCGATCTCCGACCTCACCAAGGGCCCGTTCGCTCCGCTGGCCGTTCCGATCACCGAGGCCCAGAAGGCCTTCTGGAACAAGGTCAACCAGGACGGCGGCGTGGGCGGCTACGACGTCAACATCGACAAGTACGTCGCTGACGCCGAGTACAATCCGGAGATCCACAACAAGAAGTACCAGGAGATGCGCAACGACATCCTGGCGCTGGGTCAGACGCTGGGCTCCTCGCAGACCCTGGCGATCCTGGAGGACATGAAGTCCGACAACGTCGTCGGCGTGCCGGCCTCGTGGAACTCCGCGTGGGACTTCGAGGACCAGATCCTCCAGTCGGGCGCGAACTACTGCTTCGAGGCCATGAACGGCGTCGACTGGGCCGTGAAGAACCGTGGCGTCAAGGGCAAGGTGCTCGCGATCCACTACCCGAACGACTACGGCGGAGACGCGGCGGCGGGCGTCGAGGCGGCGGCCGAGGCCAACAACCTCGACTTCAAGGCCATCGAGACCGCGACCGGCCAGGACAACCAGGCCGGCGCCGTCGCGGCGGTGCTGAAGGAGAAGCCCGACCTGATCTACGTCACCACCGGTCCGGCCGAGATGGCCACGATCCTCGGTGGCGCGGCTGCGCAGGGGTGGAAGGGCACCGTCGTGGGGTCCAGCCCCACGTGGAACCCGGCCCTGCTGCAGACCGAGGCCGCTCCGGCGCTCGAGGCGATGTACTTCCAGGCGGCTCCGTGGGGCCCGTGGGGCACCGAGTCGGACGGTCACGCGGCCATGCGTGACGCGCTCGCCGACGTGGACTCGCCGAGCGACGGCTACACCTCCGGCTGGGTGTGGGAGTACCCGCTGCTCGCCGCGCTCAAGGCTGCGGCCGACATGGACGGCGGCATCACCCGCGAGAACGTGGTGAAGGCCTCGACCGAGCTGGACAGCGTCGACTACGAGGGCATGCTGCCCGACGAGGCGTTCAACCAGACCGGTGAGCCGAACGACGTGGCCTGGCGCCAAAGCGTCATCGGCGGGGTCGACAAGGAGGCGCCGACCGGCGTCTCGATCGTCCAGGAGATGTCGGCCGGTCCGACGGCCGAGGGCTACGACTACACCGAGCCCTGCTTCGCCCTGCAGGGCTGA
- a CDS encoding branched-chain amino acid ABC transporter permease: MSTVLRSAPSKQARKSTGLRGRPLLRTSYDQDLTLANTPAKRRGVIGIVIASFLVPFLLTDDLLQVLTLGMISAVGAIGLNLVTGYAGQVSLGHAFFIGVGAYTGAVLGGDPDSAVLGYGLPMWIWLPAGGIVAALAGLLVGPLAVRLRGLYLAIVTLGLVFLGDHIFREARNITGGPGVGRRGAELELFGIDFSAMEPIAGVSRGQAQFFLALVFLIIFAILGRNIARSGVGRAFGAVRDRDVAAAVIGVDLTKYKMMAFAMSSFFAGVTGALYYAVIGVFEPGAFSLLLSIQYLAMVLIGGVATISGSIMGALFIALLPRISQFIAHYVPGELLTVFQLEAILYGLLIMGFLIFEPRGLFGIWTRIRNYWKGWPFSY; encoded by the coding sequence ATGAGCACCGTGCTGCGCTCAGCGCCCTCGAAGCAGGCCCGGAAGTCCACCGGCCTGCGCGGCCGCCCGCTGCTGCGGACGAGCTACGACCAGGACCTCACCCTGGCCAACACCCCCGCCAAGCGGCGCGGTGTCATCGGGATCGTCATCGCCTCGTTCCTGGTGCCGTTCCTGCTCACCGACGACCTGCTGCAGGTGCTCACGCTCGGCATGATCTCCGCCGTCGGCGCGATCGGGCTGAACCTGGTCACCGGCTACGCCGGCCAGGTCTCCCTGGGCCACGCCTTCTTCATCGGCGTCGGCGCCTACACCGGAGCGGTGCTGGGTGGAGATCCTGACAGCGCCGTGCTCGGCTACGGCCTGCCGATGTGGATCTGGCTGCCGGCCGGCGGCATCGTCGCCGCGCTCGCCGGACTGCTGGTCGGGCCGCTCGCGGTGCGGCTGCGCGGCCTCTACCTCGCGATCGTCACGCTCGGCCTGGTGTTCCTGGGTGACCACATCTTCCGTGAGGCCCGGAACATCACCGGCGGACCCGGCGTCGGCCGCCGCGGTGCCGAGCTGGAGCTGTTCGGCATCGACTTCTCGGCGATGGAGCCCATCGCCGGGGTCTCCCGCGGGCAGGCCCAGTTCTTCCTCGCGCTGGTGTTCCTCATCATCTTCGCGATCCTCGGCCGCAACATCGCCCGCTCGGGCGTGGGCCGCGCGTTCGGCGCCGTGCGCGACCGCGACGTGGCCGCCGCCGTGATCGGCGTCGACCTGACGAAGTACAAGATGATGGCGTTCGCGATGTCGTCGTTCTTCGCCGGCGTCACCGGAGCGCTGTACTACGCCGTGATCGGCGTCTTCGAGCCCGGAGCGTTCAGCCTCCTGCTGTCGATCCAGTACCTCGCCATGGTGCTGATCGGCGGCGTCGCCACCATCAGCGGATCGATCATGGGCGCACTCTTCATCGCCCTGCTGCCGCGGATCAGCCAGTTCATCGCGCACTACGTGCCGGGCGAGCTGCTGACCGTGTTCCAGCTCGAGGCGATCCTCTACGGCCTGTTGATCATGGGCTTCCTGATCTTCGAGCCGCGCGGACTCTTCGGGATATGGACCCGGATCCGCAACTACTGGAAGGGCTGGCCCTTCTCCTACTAG
- a CDS encoding branched-chain amino acid ABC transporter permease has product MTTFFQSLLSGLAQGSIYALLALGYVMIYKATHVISFAQPALMVCGGLFAYHATSEWGLGFWPALIVAIILGALLGMLVERLALRPMVGKPVFTLAIITIGVDIVLRIFANRYMGPDPRSVPYPGGSERYEFWGLSISHQRVGLMAVTAVTVIALALFFRYAKTGLAMRATALSQETALAQGIRVGAIFALAWAIAGGLAAIAGTFVAATGAGLEQNTWIIALKALPAIIIGGLDSIPGAVIGGLAVGVVESLTAVYQPDVAPWLGNNFALVAPYALMFVVLLVKPYGLFGTKEVERV; this is encoded by the coding sequence ATGACGACGTTCTTCCAGTCCTTGCTCAGCGGCTTGGCGCAAGGGTCGATCTATGCCCTGCTGGCCCTGGGCTACGTGATGATCTACAAGGCCACGCACGTGATCAGCTTCGCCCAACCGGCGCTGATGGTGTGCGGCGGACTCTTCGCCTACCACGCCACCAGCGAGTGGGGCCTGGGCTTCTGGCCCGCCCTGATCGTCGCGATCATCCTCGGCGCCCTGCTGGGCATGCTCGTCGAGCGCCTCGCGCTGCGACCGATGGTGGGCAAGCCGGTGTTCACGCTCGCGATCATCACGATCGGCGTCGACATCGTGCTGCGCATCTTCGCGAACCGGTACATGGGTCCGGACCCGCGCTCGGTGCCCTACCCCGGCGGCAGTGAGCGCTACGAGTTCTGGGGACTGTCGATCTCGCACCAGCGCGTCGGCCTGATGGCGGTCACCGCGGTGACGGTCATCGCCCTGGCGCTGTTCTTCCGCTACGCCAAGACCGGCCTGGCGATGCGTGCCACCGCACTGAGCCAGGAGACGGCGCTCGCGCAGGGCATCCGCGTCGGTGCGATCTTCGCGCTGGCCTGGGCGATCGCGGGAGGGTTGGCGGCCATCGCCGGCACCTTCGTCGCCGCCACGGGCGCCGGCCTCGAGCAGAACACCTGGATCATCGCGCTCAAGGCGCTGCCGGCCATCATCATCGGCGGCCTCGACAGCATCCCGGGCGCCGTCATCGGCGGCCTCGCCGTGGGCGTGGTCGAGTCGCTCACCGCGGTGTACCAGCCCGACGTGGCCCCCTGGCTGGGCAACAACTTCGCGCTCGTCGCGCCCTACGCACTGATGTTCGTGGTGTTGCTGGTCAAACCCTATGGACTCTTCGGCACGAAGGAGGTGGAGCGGGTATGA
- a CDS encoding AMP-dependent synthetase/ligase, whose translation MNTTATNTLARRIRTRAEETPDRIAMREKNYGLWEEVTWADYWDRSELVGHALLALGVGIGDRVAVHSENRCEWLWSDVGITAVRAGTVGLYPTNPAPEVLHVLRDSGACVLIAEDQEQIDKYLEIADELPDLRTVVYIDPRGIEGRYDDPRLMSWDDFLALGEQHRTDHPGAVTERVEAAEPGDLATLVYTSGTTGPPKGAMLSISNIEFVIETLQSGGAFVDPPASDRDLVVSYLPLCHVAERVFTTWFNAAVGSQVNFAESIETVQQALREVQPTLLFGVPRIWEKIAAGVHIRMSGASWLKRKNFDFWMKRAAWIGRTLVENQGNHTAATKAVYAIGWVCLYRPLRERLGLAKVRYAASGAAPIAPEVLEFFMGIGIPMHEVYGMTENSAIATANMAGRVKVGTVGEPQVGAEIRIDDETGEILTRHAGTFAGYWNNPEATAKTVDADGWLHTGDVGEWVDGTHIKITDRIKDIIITAGGKNISPSEIENSLKSSPYIKEAIVIGDRRKYLTALIGIELDTVGNWAQARKLGFTTYRDLSEKPEVIELVQSVVDETNRKFASVETIKRFAMLPKELDHEEGELTATQKIKRSAINERFAEAIEGLYSDTDRAAHEVKA comes from the coding sequence ATGAACACCACCGCAACGAACACCCTGGCGCGTCGCATCCGCACCCGCGCCGAGGAGACGCCCGACCGCATCGCGATGCGCGAGAAGAACTACGGCCTCTGGGAAGAGGTCACCTGGGCCGACTACTGGGACCGCTCCGAGCTCGTGGGCCACGCCCTGCTCGCGCTCGGCGTCGGGATCGGCGACCGCGTCGCCGTGCACAGCGAGAACCGGTGCGAGTGGCTGTGGTCCGACGTCGGCATCACCGCCGTCCGCGCCGGCACCGTGGGTCTCTACCCGACCAACCCCGCGCCCGAGGTGCTGCACGTCCTGCGCGATTCCGGTGCCTGCGTCCTCATCGCGGAGGACCAGGAGCAGATCGACAAGTACCTCGAGATCGCGGACGAGCTGCCCGACCTGCGCACCGTGGTCTACATCGACCCGCGCGGCATCGAGGGTCGCTACGACGACCCGCGCCTCATGTCGTGGGACGACTTCCTCGCTCTCGGTGAGCAGCACCGCACCGACCACCCCGGTGCCGTCACCGAGCGAGTCGAGGCCGCCGAGCCCGGCGACCTCGCGACGCTCGTCTACACCTCCGGCACCACCGGCCCGCCGAAGGGCGCGATGCTGTCGATCTCGAACATCGAGTTCGTCATCGAGACGCTCCAGAGCGGCGGCGCGTTCGTCGACCCACCGGCCAGCGACCGCGACCTCGTCGTCTCCTACCTGCCGCTGTGCCACGTGGCCGAGCGCGTGTTCACCACGTGGTTCAACGCCGCCGTCGGCTCGCAGGTGAACTTCGCCGAGTCGATCGAGACGGTCCAGCAGGCCCTGCGCGAGGTGCAGCCCACGCTGCTGTTCGGCGTGCCCCGCATCTGGGAGAAGATCGCCGCCGGCGTGCACATCCGGATGAGCGGTGCCTCCTGGCTCAAGCGCAAGAACTTCGACTTCTGGATGAAGCGGGCGGCCTGGATCGGGCGCACGCTCGTGGAGAACCAGGGCAACCACACCGCGGCCACCAAGGCGGTCTACGCGATCGGCTGGGTCTGCCTCTACCGCCCCCTGCGCGAGCGCCTCGGCCTGGCCAAGGTCCGCTACGCCGCGTCGGGTGCCGCCCCGATCGCCCCGGAGGTGCTGGAGTTCTTCATGGGCATCGGCATCCCCATGCACGAGGTCTACGGCATGACCGAGAACTCCGCGATCGCCACGGCGAACATGGCCGGACGCGTCAAGGTCGGCACCGTCGGCGAGCCCCAGGTGGGCGCCGAGATCCGGATCGACGACGAGACCGGCGAGATCCTCACCCGTCACGCCGGCACGTTCGCGGGCTACTGGAACAACCCCGAGGCGACGGCGAAGACGGTCGACGCCGACGGCTGGCTGCACACCGGAGACGTCGGCGAGTGGGTCGACGGCACGCACATCAAGATCACCGATCGGATCAAGGACATCATCATCACGGCAGGCGGCAAGAACATCAGCCCCAGCGAGATCGAGAACAGCCTCAAGTCGTCCCCGTACATCAAGGAGGCGATCGTCATCGGCGACCGTCGCAAGTACCTGACGGCGCTGATCGGCATCGAGCTCGACACGGTGGGCAACTGGGCCCAGGCGCGCAAGCTCGGGTTCACCACCTACCGCGACCTCTCCGAGAAGCCCGAGGTGATCGAGCTGGTGCAGTCGGTCGTCGACGAGACCAACCGCAAGTTCGCCAGCGTGGAGACGATCAAGCGCTTCGCGATGCTGCCGAAGGAGCTCGATCACGAGGAGGGCGAGCTGACCGCCACCCAGAAGATCAAGCGCTCGGCCATCAACGAGCGGTTCGCCGAGGCCATCGAGGGCCTCTACTCCGACACCGACCGCGCTGCCCACGAGGTGAAGGCATGA
- a CDS encoding ABC transporter ATP-binding protein, giving the protein MSVRGVELSFSGVKALQGVDFDVFDNELFAVIGPNGAGKTSIFNVLSGVYRPQQGTVDFAGTDIRGMRPHKIANLGMARTFQNIELFENLDVVDNLMLGRHAHVGYGWPSAVAWLGKAKHAEVRNRRRVEEIIDFLEIEGYRQLPVGMLPYGIQKRIELGRALAMEPKLLLLDEPVAGMNGEETEDMARFILDIRNELHIPMILVEHDMGLVMDLADRVMAMDFGKPVATGTPHEVQSHPDVIRAYLGPVDDATLAEVQGELA; this is encoded by the coding sequence GTGAGTGTCCGAGGCGTCGAGTTGTCGTTCAGCGGGGTCAAGGCCCTGCAGGGCGTCGACTTCGATGTCTTCGACAACGAGCTCTTCGCGGTGATCGGCCCGAACGGCGCCGGCAAGACCTCGATCTTCAACGTCCTGTCCGGCGTCTACCGGCCGCAGCAGGGCACGGTCGACTTCGCCGGCACCGACATCCGCGGCATGCGTCCGCACAAGATCGCGAACCTCGGCATGGCTCGCACGTTCCAGAACATCGAGCTGTTCGAGAACCTCGACGTCGTCGACAACCTCATGCTCGGCCGCCACGCGCACGTCGGCTACGGCTGGCCCTCCGCGGTGGCTTGGCTCGGCAAGGCCAAGCACGCCGAGGTCCGCAACCGGCGCCGCGTCGAGGAGATCATCGACTTCCTCGAGATCGAGGGCTACCGCCAGCTGCCCGTCGGGATGCTGCCCTACGGCATCCAGAAGCGCATCGAGCTCGGCCGCGCCCTCGCGATGGAGCCGAAGCTGCTGCTGCTCGACGAGCCGGTCGCCGGCATGAACGGCGAGGAGACCGAGGACATGGCCCGGTTCATCCTCGACATCCGCAACGAGCTGCACATCCCGATGATCCTCGTCGAGCACGACATGGGACTCGTGATGGACCTGGCCGACCGGGTCATGGCGATGGACTTCGGCAAGCCGGTGGCCACCGGCACGCCGCACGAGGTGCAGTCGCACCCCGACGTCATCCGCGCCTACCTCGGCCCGGTCGACGACGCCACGCTGGCCGAGGTGCAGGGGGAGCTCGCATGA
- a CDS encoding ABC transporter ATP-binding protein, whose protein sequence is MLTVKNLEVVYNDVILVLRGVSLSVPEGQIVALLGANGAGKTTLLRALSGLLDIHDGEITKGEVRLRDTPIHTADAPKIVAAGLGQVLEGRRVFSEFTVEENLRVGGHTRRGNLSEGIEEVYELFPVLKERRKKTAGYLSGGEQQMLAMGRALVAQPEILLLDEPSLGLAPRIVAQIKDIVVQINERGTTVLLVEQNATMALSIAQHGYVMEHGKIVMDKPAAELLDDEDIRDFYLGRGDMATSYRDVKHYKRRKRWLS, encoded by the coding sequence TTGCTGACGGTCAAGAACCTGGAAGTCGTCTACAACGACGTCATCCTGGTCCTGCGCGGCGTGAGCCTGTCGGTTCCGGAAGGCCAGATCGTGGCCCTCCTGGGAGCCAACGGCGCCGGCAAGACGACTCTGCTGCGCGCCCTCTCGGGCCTGCTCGACATCCACGACGGCGAGATCACCAAGGGTGAGGTCCGGCTGCGCGACACCCCGATCCACACGGCCGACGCGCCGAAGATCGTGGCCGCGGGCCTGGGTCAGGTCCTCGAGGGCCGACGCGTGTTCAGCGAGTTCACGGTCGAGGAGAACCTGCGCGTCGGCGGCCACACGCGCCGCGGCAACCTCTCGGAGGGCATCGAGGAGGTCTACGAGCTCTTCCCCGTACTGAAGGAGCGCCGCAAGAAGACCGCGGGCTACCTCTCCGGCGGCGAGCAGCAGATGCTCGCGATGGGCCGCGCGCTGGTCGCCCAGCCCGAGATCCTGCTCCTCGACGAGCCGAGCCTGGGCCTCGCCCCGCGCATCGTCGCGCAGATCAAGGACATCGTCGTCCAGATCAACGAGCGCGGCACCACGGTGCTGCTGGTCGAGCAGAACGCCACGATGGCGCTCTCGATCGCGCAGCACGGCTACGTCATGGAGCACGGGAAGATCGTGATGGACAAGCCGGCCGCCGAGCTCCTCGACGACGAGGACATCCGCGACTTCTACCTCGGCCGCGGCGACATGGCCACCAGCTACCGCGACGTGAAGCACTACAAGCGCAGGAAGCGCTGGCTCTCGTGA
- a CDS encoding TetR/AcrR family transcriptional regulator: protein MGSMEYRQTDGRMQRSERTRALILQAHADLLREGVLKPTAALISERAGVSRRTLWSNFHDMESLLGATVDYWFRLDDQLRTVIDPGAPLEDRISRFCAERERRLVNIAPAARAAVLGEPVSPALQASRRGHIGRVRSDIENAFATELAKADDPTQLVDAITVATSWNAWSLMFDDHGYPAPHCREVMERAVRALLAAV from the coding sequence GTGGGATCAATGGAATACCGGCAGACCGACGGTCGGATGCAGCGCAGCGAGCGCACGCGGGCCCTCATCCTCCAGGCGCACGCCGATCTCCTGCGCGAAGGTGTCCTCAAGCCGACGGCAGCGCTGATCTCCGAGCGTGCGGGCGTCTCGCGCCGCACGCTGTGGTCGAACTTCCACGACATGGAGAGCCTGCTGGGCGCCACCGTGGACTACTGGTTCCGCCTCGACGACCAGCTAAGAACGGTGATCGACCCGGGCGCCCCGCTGGAGGATCGGATCAGCCGGTTCTGCGCCGAGCGCGAGCGGCGCCTGGTCAACATCGCGCCCGCCGCCCGCGCGGCCGTGCTGGGCGAGCCGGTCTCCCCGGCCCTGCAGGCCAGCCGGCGCGGTCACATCGGGCGAGTGCGCTCCGACATCGAGAACGCGTTCGCGACCGAGCTCGCGAAGGCCGACGACCCCACGCAGCTCGTGGACGCGATCACGGTCGCCACGAGCTGGAACGCCTGGTCACTGATGTTCGACGACCACGGCTACCCCGCCCCCCACTGCCGTGAGGTGATGGAGCGCGCCGTGCGCGCCCTGCTCGCCGCGGTGTGA
- the ppgK gene encoding polyphosphate--glucose phosphotransferase: MALGFGIDIGGTGTKGAPVDLDSGSLVGERFRIPTPQPATPRAVAEVAKQIVDNFPDAADVPQIGVAIPAVVQHGVARSAANIDPTWIDTDVDALFTEVLGRRVHVVNDADAAGVAENDHGAAREEDGLVCVITLGTGIGSALINAGTLVPNTEFGHLEVAGHPNAEKWCATSAREREDLTWEDWADRLQVYFSHLERILSPDLFVVGGGVSKNSEKFLPLLDLRTPIVPAEHRNNAGIIGAAALGARG; encoded by the coding sequence ATGGCTCTGGGCTTCGGCATCGACATCGGCGGCACGGGAACGAAGGGGGCACCGGTCGACCTCGACTCGGGCAGCCTCGTGGGCGAGCGGTTCCGCATCCCCACACCCCAGCCCGCCACTCCCCGAGCCGTGGCCGAGGTCGCGAAGCAGATCGTCGACAACTTCCCCGACGCGGCCGACGTGCCGCAGATCGGCGTGGCCATCCCCGCGGTCGTGCAGCACGGCGTGGCCCGGTCGGCGGCGAACATCGACCCCACCTGGATCGACACCGACGTGGACGCCCTCTTCACCGAGGTCCTCGGCCGCCGCGTCCACGTGGTGAACGACGCCGATGCCGCCGGTGTGGCGGAGAACGACCACGGCGCCGCCCGCGAGGAGGACGGCCTCGTCTGCGTCATCACTCTGGGCACCGGGATCGGCTCGGCCCTCATCAACGCCGGCACGCTGGTGCCCAACACCGAGTTCGGCCACCTCGAGGTGGCGGGTCACCCCAACGCGGAGAAGTGGTGCGCCACGAGCGCCCGCGAGCGCGAGGACCTCACGTGGGAGGACTGGGCCGACCGCCTGCAGGTGTACTTCAGCCACCTCGAGCGGATCCTGTCGCCCGACCTCTTCGTCGTCGGCGGCGGCGTGAGCAAGAACAGCGAGAAGTTCCTGCCGCTGCTGGACCTGCGCACGCCCATCGTGCCGGCCGAGCACCGCAACAACGCCGGGATCATCGGCGCGGCCGCCCTCGGCGCCCGCGGCTGA
- a CDS encoding DUF808 domain-containing protein, translating into MAGGLVALLDDVAALARLAAASVDDVAAAAGKASAKAAGVVVDDAAVTPRYVHGVDPKRELSIIGRIAKGSLRNKMLFILPGLLVLSEFLPWVLTPLLMLGGTYLCFEGAEKIWHVLNPHEEKKEEPSTAQGPEAEKQVVSGAIRTDFILSTEIMVISLNEVADESLISRAVILAIVALGITALVYGVVALIVRMDDVGLGLAGRPSKLAQRVGRLLVVAMPKVLSALAIIGIAAMLWVGGHIILVGTDDLGWHTIYGWVHDLEHWIADIMPFADGAFEWVANTAASALLGLLIGAVVVLLVNGVKRIVGGRAKH; encoded by the coding sequence ATGGCTGGAGGACTTGTCGCCCTGCTCGACGACGTGGCAGCACTCGCCCGACTCGCGGCGGCATCCGTCGACGACGTCGCGGCTGCGGCCGGCAAGGCGAGCGCGAAGGCGGCCGGCGTGGTCGTCGACGATGCCGCCGTCACGCCGCGCTACGTGCACGGCGTCGACCCCAAGCGCGAGCTGAGCATCATCGGGCGGATCGCCAAGGGCTCCCTGCGCAACAAGATGCTGTTCATCCTGCCCGGACTCCTGGTGCTGAGCGAGTTCCTGCCCTGGGTGCTCACCCCGCTGCTGATGCTCGGCGGCACCTACCTGTGCTTCGAGGGTGCCGAGAAGATCTGGCACGTCCTGAACCCGCACGAGGAGAAGAAGGAGGAGCCCAGCACCGCGCAGGGCCCCGAGGCGGAGAAGCAGGTCGTCTCCGGCGCGATCCGCACCGACTTCATCCTCTCTACCGAGATCATGGTCATCTCCCTCAACGAGGTGGCCGACGAGTCACTGATCTCGCGCGCGGTGATCCTGGCGATCGTGGCCCTGGGCATCACCGCCCTCGTCTACGGCGTGGTGGCGCTGATCGTGCGCATGGACGACGTGGGCCTGGGCCTCGCGGGGCGCCCGTCGAAGCTGGCCCAGCGGGTGGGTCGCCTGCTGGTGGTGGCGATGCCGAAGGTGCTGTCGGCGCTGGCGATCATCGGCATCGCGGCGATGCTCTGGGTCGGCGGGCACATCATCCTCGTGGGCACCGACGACCTCGGCTGGCACACGATCTACGGCTGGGTGCACGACCTCGAGCACTGGATCGCCGACATCATGCCCTTCGCCGACGGCGCCTTCGAGTGGGTGGCCAACACGGCCGCGTCCGCCCTGCTGGGCCTGCTGATCGGCGCCGTCGTGGTGCTCCTGGTCAACGGGGTCAAGCGGATCGTCGGCGGCCGCGCCAAGCACTGA
- a CDS encoding LysE family translocator produces MTTYLSFLLFATLLAVAPGPDTFLTLRASVLGGRRRGLFTAAGITLACAAQGILAASGLGAVIAHAEPAFQAIRWAGVAYLTWLGITALRSALHRDGGAWAVGPGMATVSRRAAFRQGFVCNITNPKVLAFNLAVLPQFVSPGQGLPALLAYALTLVAVGAVVLLVVIEVAHAAATRLVRPAFRRTVDGTTGAVMLGFATALAVES; encoded by the coding sequence GTGACGACCTACCTGTCCTTCCTGCTGTTCGCGACGCTGCTGGCGGTCGCCCCGGGGCCGGACACGTTCCTGACCCTGCGCGCCTCGGTGCTCGGCGGCCGGCGGCGCGGGCTGTTCACCGCGGCCGGCATCACGCTGGCGTGCGCGGCGCAGGGCATCCTCGCCGCGTCGGGCCTGGGCGCCGTGATCGCACACGCCGAGCCCGCCTTCCAGGCGATCCGCTGGGCGGGAGTCGCCTACCTGACCTGGCTCGGCATCACCGCGCTGCGCTCGGCGCTGCACCGCGACGGCGGGGCCTGGGCCGTGGGCCCGGGCATGGCGACGGTCAGCCGGCGTGCCGCCTTCCGCCAGGGCTTCGTCTGCAACATCACCAACCCGAAGGTGCTGGCGTTCAACCTCGCCGTGCTGCCGCAGTTCGTCTCGCCCGGCCAGGGCCTGCCGGCACTCCTCGCCTACGCGCTGACGCTGGTGGCGGTGGGTGCTGTCGTGCTGCTCGTCGTCATCGAGGTGGCGCACGCCGCCGCGACGAGACTGGTGCGACCCGCCTTCCGTCGCACGGTCGACGGCACCACCGGAGCCGTGATGCTCGGCTTCGCCACCGCGCTCGCCGTCGAGTCCTGA